A genome region from Geodermatophilus bullaregiensis includes the following:
- a CDS encoding 3-hydroxyacyl-CoA dehydrogenase NAD-binding domain-containing protein — MDRSRGTVAVIGAGTIGVSWAALFAAHGHPVRVQDPRPDVGPQVEAAVRHLTRLQPGTGDAADLLARIEVVDDVGTAVAGADVVQENAPERLPLKQELLARIEAAVGERTLIASSTSALMPSDLARGMRTPERLVVGHPFNPPEVLPLVEVVPGERTAPWAVEAAVDFYRSVGKKPVVLHREIGGFVANRLQSTLFRECVWLVTQGVVSAAELDEIVTESIGPRWATAGPFESFHLGGGPGGMRHFLEHLGPGMARRWKVVEQPELDEATVELISGQVEERFAGRGYEELTEARDRAQLAVIQARDAARDAARGGRG, encoded by the coding sequence GTGGACCGGAGCAGGGGCACCGTCGCGGTCATCGGAGCCGGGACCATCGGGGTGTCGTGGGCGGCGCTGTTCGCCGCGCACGGCCACCCCGTCCGCGTGCAGGACCCGCGGCCCGACGTCGGCCCCCAGGTCGAGGCGGCCGTCCGCCACCTCACCCGGCTGCAGCCGGGCACCGGGGACGCCGCGGACCTGCTGGCCCGCATCGAGGTGGTCGACGACGTCGGGACCGCCGTCGCGGGTGCCGACGTCGTCCAGGAGAACGCCCCCGAGCGGCTGCCGCTCAAGCAGGAGCTCCTCGCCCGCATCGAGGCCGCGGTCGGCGAGCGGACGCTGATCGCCTCCTCGACCTCGGCGCTCATGCCCAGCGACCTCGCGCGGGGGATGCGCACGCCCGAGCGGCTCGTGGTCGGCCACCCGTTCAACCCGCCGGAGGTGCTGCCGCTGGTCGAGGTGGTGCCCGGTGAGCGGACCGCGCCCTGGGCGGTCGAGGCGGCGGTCGACTTCTACCGGTCGGTCGGCAAGAAGCCCGTCGTCCTGCACCGGGAGATCGGCGGGTTCGTGGCCAACCGGCTGCAGTCGACGCTGTTCCGCGAGTGCGTGTGGCTGGTGACCCAGGGCGTCGTCAGCGCCGCGGAGCTCGACGAGATCGTCACCGAGTCGATCGGCCCCCGGTGGGCCACGGCCGGCCCGTTCGAGAGCTTCCACCTCGGCGGCGGACCGGGCGGCATGCGGCACTTCCTCGAGCACCTCGGCCCCGGCATGGCGCGGCGCTGGAAGGTGGTCGAGCAGCCCGAGCTCGACGAGGCGACCGTCGAGCTGATCAGCGGCCAGGTGGAGGAGCGCTTCGCCGGGCGCGGCTACGAGGAGCTGACCGAGGCCCGCGACCGGGCCCAGCTCGCGGTCATCCAGGCCCGGGACGCCGCCCGGGACGCCGCCCGGGGCGGGCGCGGCTGA
- a CDS encoding peptide chain release factor 3 — protein MTTTAPTRPDGAGPTPSDVVAEAARRRTFAVISHPDAGKSTLTEALALHARVIGQAGAVHGKAGRRGTVSDWMDMEKARGISITSAALQFSYRDTVVNLLDTPGHADFSEDTYRVLTAVDAAVMLVDAAKGLEAQTMKLFAVCRHRGIPVVTVVNKWDRPGKDALELMDEVAERTGLTPTPLTWPVGIAGDFRGVLDRRDGGYRRYTRTAGGATVAPEELLSPAEAAAREPDAWARACEEADLLAATAGEHDQDLFLSGVTTPVLFASAISNFGVGALLDVLVDLAPAPAGRPDTDGVPRPVDAPFSAFVFKVQSGMDAAHRDRLAYVRICSGVFERGMVVTHGPTGRPFATKYAQHVFGRERESIDVAYPGDVVGLVNASALHVGDTLYAGRPVAFPPLTTFAPEHFAVVRSLETAKHKQFRRGIEQLESEGVVQVLRSDRRGEQAPVFAVVGPMQFEVATHRMEHEFSAPVRLEPLPYTLAMRTDEASVAGITATTGTEVVQRSDGELLALFTNKWVMGVVRNGKPQLTLEPLVAAQLG, from the coding sequence ATGACCACGACCGCCCCGACCCGCCCGGACGGCGCCGGCCCGACGCCGTCCGACGTGGTCGCCGAGGCCGCCCGCCGGCGGACGTTCGCCGTCATCAGCCACCCCGACGCCGGCAAGTCGACGCTGACCGAGGCGCTGGCGCTGCACGCCCGGGTGATCGGGCAGGCCGGCGCGGTGCACGGCAAGGCCGGTCGGCGCGGCACGGTGTCGGACTGGATGGACATGGAGAAGGCCCGCGGGATCTCGATCACCTCGGCCGCGCTGCAGTTCTCCTACCGCGACACCGTGGTGAACCTCCTCGACACCCCCGGGCACGCCGACTTCTCCGAGGACACCTACCGGGTGCTCACCGCCGTCGACGCCGCGGTGATGCTCGTCGACGCCGCGAAGGGCCTCGAGGCGCAGACGATGAAGCTGTTCGCCGTCTGCCGGCACCGCGGCATCCCGGTGGTCACCGTGGTCAACAAGTGGGACCGCCCCGGCAAGGACGCCCTGGAGCTGATGGACGAGGTCGCCGAGCGGACCGGGCTCACGCCGACGCCGCTGACCTGGCCGGTGGGGATCGCGGGCGACTTCCGCGGCGTGCTCGACCGGCGCGACGGCGGCTACCGGCGCTACACCCGGACGGCCGGGGGTGCCACGGTCGCCCCCGAGGAGCTGCTCTCCCCCGCCGAGGCCGCCGCCCGGGAGCCCGACGCCTGGGCCCGGGCGTGCGAGGAGGCCGACCTGCTGGCCGCGACCGCCGGGGAGCACGACCAGGACCTGTTCCTCTCCGGCGTGACCACCCCGGTGCTCTTCGCCTCGGCGATCTCCAACTTCGGCGTCGGCGCGCTGCTCGACGTCCTCGTCGACCTGGCCCCCGCACCGGCCGGCCGGCCCGACACCGACGGGGTCCCCCGTCCGGTCGACGCGCCGTTCAGCGCGTTCGTCTTCAAGGTGCAGTCGGGCATGGACGCCGCCCACCGCGACCGGCTGGCCTACGTCCGGATCTGCTCCGGGGTGTTCGAGCGCGGCATGGTGGTCACCCACGGGCCCACCGGCCGCCCGTTCGCGACGAAGTACGCCCAGCACGTCTTCGGCCGCGAGCGCGAGAGCATCGACGTCGCCTACCCCGGTGACGTCGTCGGGCTGGTCAACGCCTCGGCGCTGCACGTCGGCGACACGCTGTACGCCGGGCGCCCGGTCGCCTTCCCGCCGCTGACGACGTTCGCGCCCGAGCACTTCGCCGTCGTCCGGAGCCTCGAGACGGCCAAGCACAAGCAGTTCCGCCGCGGGATCGAGCAGCTGGAGTCCGAGGGCGTCGTCCAGGTGCTGCGCTCGGACCGGCGCGGGGAGCAGGCACCGGTCTTCGCCGTCGTGGGCCCGATGCAGTTCGAGGTGGCCACCCACCGGATGGAGCACGAGTTCTCCGCCCCGGTGCGGCTCGAGCCGCTCCCCTACACCCTCGCGATGCGCACCGACGAGGCCTCGGTCGCGGGCATCACCGCCACCACCGGCACCGAGGTGGTGCAGCGCAGCGACGGCGAGCTCCTCGCGCTGTTCACCAACAAGTGGGTCATGGGCGTGGTGCGCAACGGCAAGCCGCAGCTGACCCTCGAGCCCCTGGTCGCCGCCCAGCTCGGCTGA
- the orn gene encoding oligoribonuclease, with amino-acid sequence MADTGGHLVWIDCEMTGLDLTRDKLIEVAVVVTDSELRVLDPGLDLVISAEDADLDGMADVVTEMHAKSGLTEAVRASTLTLAEAEQQVLAYVKRWVPERRTAPLCGNSIATDRGFLARDMPELDDHLHYRMVDVSSVKELARRWFPRVYFAQPPKGLAHRALADIVESIRELAYYRRTLFVDAPGPSTSQAQRAAGEVSTTFADVLAAADASVPVEAVDGTPPAASGS; translated from the coding sequence GTGGCGGACACCGGCGGGCACCTGGTCTGGATCGACTGCGAGATGACCGGGCTGGACCTCACGAGGGACAAGCTGATCGAGGTCGCCGTGGTCGTGACCGACTCCGAGCTGCGGGTGCTCGACCCGGGGCTGGACCTGGTGATCTCCGCGGAGGACGCCGACCTCGACGGCATGGCCGACGTCGTCACCGAGATGCACGCGAAGTCCGGGCTGACCGAGGCGGTGCGCGCCTCGACGCTCACCCTCGCCGAGGCCGAGCAGCAGGTGCTCGCCTACGTCAAGCGGTGGGTGCCCGAGCGGCGCACCGCCCCCCTGTGCGGCAACTCGATCGCCACCGACCGGGGCTTCCTCGCCCGCGACATGCCCGAGCTCGACGACCACCTGCACTACCGGATGGTCGACGTCAGCTCGGTGAAGGAGCTGGCCCGCCGCTGGTTCCCGCGGGTGTACTTCGCCCAGCCGCCCAAGGGCCTGGCGCACCGGGCGCTGGCCGACATCGTGGAGAGCATCCGCGAGCTGGCCTACTACCGGCGGACGCTGTTCGTCGACGCACCCGGGCCCTCGACGTCGCAGGCCCAGCGCGCGGCCGGGGAGGTCTCGACGACCTTCGCCGACGTCCTCGCCGCCGCCGACGCGAGCGTCCCGGTCGAGGCGGTGGACGGCACACCCCCGGCGGCGTCGGGGAGCTGA
- a CDS encoding SACE_7040 family transcriptional regulator, which produces MIASAPDAGTGTATDTALSADAARPSRREQILRAAAQLFAERGSRAVGVDDVGAAVGVTGPAIYRHFASKDAMLAEMLLRISERLLAGATDRVAAAGPDPAAQLRALVAFQVDFALDNPALITVQDRDLGSLPPADAATVRRLQRRYVEVWVGVLERLHPEEGTDASRARAHAVFGLVNSTPHSAGRLPRPAMAGLLAAMAEAAATA; this is translated from the coding sequence GTGATCGCCAGCGCGCCCGACGCCGGGACCGGCACCGCGACCGACACGGCGCTGTCGGCCGACGCCGCCCGGCCCTCCCGGCGCGAGCAGATCCTGCGGGCGGCCGCGCAGCTGTTCGCCGAGCGCGGGTCCCGGGCCGTGGGGGTCGACGACGTCGGCGCCGCCGTCGGCGTGACCGGACCGGCCATCTACCGCCACTTCGCCAGCAAGGACGCGATGCTGGCCGAGATGCTGCTGCGGATCAGCGAGCGGCTGCTGGCCGGCGCGACCGACCGCGTGGCCGCCGCCGGCCCGGACCCGGCCGCGCAGCTGCGGGCGCTGGTCGCCTTCCAGGTCGACTTCGCCCTCGACAACCCGGCGCTGATCACCGTGCAGGACCGCGACCTGGGCTCGCTGCCGCCCGCCGACGCGGCGACCGTGCGCCGGCTGCAGCGCCGCTACGTCGAGGTGTGGGTCGGCGTCCTGGAGCGGCTGCACCCCGAGGAGGGCACCGACGCCAGCCGGGCCCGCGCGCACGCCGTCTTCGGGCTGGTCAACTCCACGCCGCACAGCGCCGGGCGGCTGCCGCGGCCGGCGATGGCCGGCCTGCTCGCCGCGATGGCCGAGGCCGCCGCCACCGCCTGA
- a CDS encoding acyl-CoA dehydrogenase family protein: protein MLDYRLDEETEALRRTVRDFAQEVVAPQIGDFYEREEFPTEIVRQMGELGLFGLPFPEEYGGSGGTYFDLCVALEELARVDSSVAITLEAGVSLGAMPIYRFGSEEQKKEWLPRLCAGETLAAFGLTEPGGGSDAGATRTTARLEDGCWVVNGSKAFITNSGTDLTELVTVTAVTGTRPDGGKEISAIAVPSGTPGFTVGPRYSKVGWNASDTRELSFADVRVPEENLVGQRGRGFAQFLSILDEGRVAISALAVGLAQGCVDESVRYAAQREAFGQPIGRNQAVQFMIADMEVRASTARLAYYRAAEKMLRGEPFRREASIAKLYSSEVAMDNARYATQVHGGYGFMNETPVGRFYRDAKILEIGEGTSEVQRMLIARDLGVG, encoded by the coding sequence GTGCTGGACTACCGGCTCGACGAGGAGACCGAGGCCCTGCGGCGGACCGTCCGCGACTTCGCGCAGGAGGTGGTGGCACCGCAGATCGGGGACTTCTACGAGCGCGAGGAGTTCCCCACCGAGATCGTGCGGCAGATGGGCGAGCTCGGGCTGTTCGGCCTGCCCTTCCCCGAGGAGTACGGCGGCTCGGGCGGCACCTACTTCGACCTGTGCGTGGCGCTGGAGGAGCTGGCCCGCGTGGACAGCTCGGTGGCCATCACGCTGGAGGCCGGCGTCTCGCTCGGCGCCATGCCCATCTACCGGTTCGGCTCCGAGGAGCAGAAGAAGGAGTGGCTGCCCCGGCTGTGCGCGGGCGAGACGCTGGCCGCCTTCGGCCTGACCGAGCCCGGCGGCGGCTCGGACGCCGGCGCCACCCGCACCACCGCACGGCTGGAGGACGGCTGCTGGGTGGTCAACGGGTCGAAGGCCTTCATCACCAACTCCGGCACCGACCTCACCGAGCTGGTCACCGTCACGGCGGTCACCGGCACCCGTCCCGACGGCGGCAAGGAGATCTCCGCGATCGCCGTCCCGTCGGGGACGCCGGGCTTCACCGTGGGCCCGCGCTACTCGAAGGTCGGCTGGAACGCCTCCGACACCCGCGAGCTGTCCTTCGCCGACGTCCGCGTGCCCGAGGAGAACCTGGTCGGCCAGCGCGGCCGCGGCTTCGCGCAGTTCCTGTCCATCCTCGACGAGGGCCGGGTGGCGATCTCCGCGCTCGCCGTCGGCCTGGCGCAGGGGTGCGTCGACGAGTCGGTGCGCTACGCCGCCCAGCGCGAGGCGTTCGGGCAGCCGATCGGCCGCAACCAGGCCGTGCAGTTCATGATCGCCGACATGGAGGTCCGGGCGTCCACCGCCCGGCTGGCCTACTACCGGGCCGCGGAGAAGATGCTGCGCGGCGAGCCGTTCCGCCGCGAGGCCTCCATCGCCAAGCTCTACAGCTCCGAGGTGGCGATGGACAACGCCCGCTACGCCACCCAGGTGCACGGCGGGTACGGCTTCATGAACGAGACGCCGGTCGGCCGCTTCTACCGCGACGCCAAGATCCTCGAGATCGGCGAGGGCACCAGCGAGGTGCAGCGGATGCTCATCGCCCGCGACCTCGGCGTCGGCTGA
- a CDS encoding cyclase family protein → MAQQERAGTGAGFSRRAALVGGAAAAVTAALAGTARAEDRTPRTPSWGGRGLCDLTHPLTTGLPMFVPAEAPSRRTVVTIEEDGYYLQEWRVFEHTGTHVDAPGHFTPGGRLAPELRIDELVTPAVVIDISTRAADEPDTVVTIDDVHAHEQRHGRIPDGAAVLMNSGWGTRIGDPVAYRGADAMGTLHFPGFGADTCEWLLEHRRIRSLGVDTLSIDPGVSTTFDTHLVLTGADRYGLENLAHLDRIPPTGATIVVGLIPFEEGSGGPARVFASW, encoded by the coding sequence GTGGCGCAGCAGGAGCGCGCCGGGACCGGAGCCGGCTTCTCCCGGCGGGCAGCGCTGGTGGGCGGGGCGGCCGCGGCCGTGACCGCTGCGCTGGCCGGTACCGCTCGGGCCGAGGACCGGACACCGCGAACCCCGAGCTGGGGCGGGCGCGGCCTGTGCGACCTCACGCACCCGTTGACCACCGGTCTGCCGATGTTCGTCCCGGCCGAGGCGCCGTCCCGCCGCACCGTCGTGACGATCGAGGAGGATGGCTACTACCTGCAGGAGTGGCGCGTCTTCGAGCACACCGGCACCCACGTCGACGCGCCGGGACACTTCACGCCGGGCGGTCGCCTCGCGCCCGAGCTGCGGATCGACGAGCTCGTCACGCCCGCCGTCGTCATCGACATCAGCACGCGGGCGGCGGACGAGCCCGACACCGTCGTGACGATCGACGACGTCCACGCGCACGAGCAGCGCCACGGCCGCATCCCGGACGGCGCCGCCGTCCTCATGAACTCCGGCTGGGGCACCAGGATCGGCGATCCGGTGGCCTACCGCGGCGCGGACGCGATGGGGACGCTGCACTTCCCAGGCTTCGGTGCGGACACCTGCGAGTGGCTGCTGGAACACCGGCGCATCCGCAGCCTCGGCGTCGACACGCTCAGCATCGACCCGGGCGTGTCCACGACCTTCGACACCCACCTGGTGCTCACCGGCGCCGACCGCTACGGGCTGGAGAACCTCGCCCACCTCGACCGCATCCCACCCACGGGCGCGACGATCGTGGTCGGCCTCATCCCGTTCGAGGAGGGTTCGGGCGGTCCCGCGCGCGTCTTCGCCTCCTGGTGA
- a CDS encoding IS30 family transposase: MARMGISREVERGFWRLIRKGHSIERAAVEAGVSITQGRRWFANGGGVALMSLAEPSGRYLSAAERETIDLCWAEGWTQAQIARELGRHRSTICRELANNRLARGRRKPLLPAGRRRRPGPVPGHRSRPHYRAAKAQQRAELTARRPKTRKLADHPALHAWVQDRLEQQWSPEQISARLRQEFPDDESLRISHEAIYQSIHVQGRGALRRELAACLRTGRTLRKPRRRVDGRRERIKDKVMICERPAEADDRAVPGHWEGDLIVGANGRSAIGTLVERSTRFVLLLHVPGGPGDALAVRDQIVAAIGTLPAALRRSLTWDQGLEMRRHVEVSIAADLPVYFCDPHSPWQRGSNENTNGLLRQYFPKGSDLSVHSPADLAAVADRLNGRPRKTLDFQTPAEALSQLLSEDQQAGVATTP; encoded by the coding sequence ATGGCGCGGATGGGGATCTCGCGTGAGGTCGAGCGGGGATTCTGGCGGTTGATCAGGAAGGGGCACTCGATCGAGCGGGCAGCGGTCGAGGCAGGTGTGTCGATCACCCAGGGACGACGGTGGTTCGCCAACGGTGGCGGCGTGGCGCTGATGTCGTTGGCCGAGCCGAGCGGCCGCTATCTGTCCGCCGCCGAGCGGGAGACGATCGATCTGTGCTGGGCGGAGGGCTGGACCCAGGCCCAGATCGCCCGCGAACTGGGCCGGCACCGCTCGACGATCTGCCGGGAGCTGGCGAACAACCGGCTGGCCCGCGGCCGGCGCAAGCCACTGCTGCCCGCGGGCCGGCGGCGCCGGCCTGGCCCGGTGCCGGGGCACCGGTCGCGGCCGCACTATCGAGCCGCCAAGGCCCAGCAGCGCGCCGAGCTCACGGCGCGCCGCCCGAAGACTCGCAAGCTGGCCGACCACCCCGCGCTGCACGCGTGGGTGCAAGACAGGCTCGAACAGCAGTGGAGCCCGGAGCAGATCTCGGCGCGGCTGCGCCAGGAGTTCCCCGACGATGAGTCCCTGCGGATCAGCCACGAGGCGATCTACCAGTCGATCCACGTGCAGGGTCGCGGAGCGCTGCGCCGGGAGCTGGCCGCCTGCCTGCGCACCGGGCGGACGCTGCGCAAGCCGCGGCGACGTGTCGATGGCCGGCGGGAGCGGATCAAGGACAAGGTGATGATCTGCGAACGCCCGGCCGAGGCCGACGACCGAGCCGTGCCCGGCCACTGGGAGGGCGATCTGATCGTCGGGGCGAACGGCCGCTCGGCCATCGGCACCCTGGTGGAGCGCAGCACCCGGTTCGTGCTGCTGCTGCACGTGCCTGGCGGCCCCGGCGACGCCCTCGCCGTCCGCGATCAGATCGTGGCCGCCATCGGCACCTTGCCCGCTGCCCTGCGCCGCTCGCTGACCTGGGACCAGGGCCTGGAGATGCGCCGGCACGTCGAGGTCAGCATCGCCGCCGACCTGCCGGTCTACTTCTGCGATCCGCACTCCCCGTGGCAACGGGGCAGCAACGAGAACACCAACGGATTGCTCCGCCAGTACTTTCCCAAGGGCAGCGACCTGTCCGTGCACAGCCCGGCCGACCTCGCCGCGGTCGCCGATCGGCTCAACGGCCGACCGCGCAAGACCCTGGACTTCCAGACCCCAGCCGAAGCCCTCAGCCAGCTACTCTCCGAAGATCAACAAGCTGGCGTTGCGACGACCCCCTGA
- a CDS encoding NADPH:quinone reductase translates to MRAISYRRTGGPDVLELLDLPVPDPGPGEVRVRLAFSGVNPTDWKSRSGATAGAPAGEAQVPGQDGSGVIEAVGQGVTPAVTGQRVWVWEAAWQRRWGTAAEHTVVPARQAVLLGEQAPFELGAALGIPFLTAHRCLTLGESLPDRLGPGALAGRTVLVQGGAGAVGNAAIQLARWADATVIATVSSPHKAQLAAAAGASHVVDYRQQDVVAEVRKVAPRGVDVVAEVAPAVNAAVDAQVIGPHGAVAVYANNGGDEVTLPVRTQMGPNAQWHFVLVYTEPERAKVIAVEDVNAAVLDGAVRVGEEAGLPLHVFPLAETAEAHRAVEDGAVGKVLVDVTA, encoded by the coding sequence GTGCGCGCCATCAGCTACCGCCGCACCGGCGGCCCCGACGTCCTGGAACTGCTCGACCTGCCCGTGCCCGACCCCGGCCCGGGCGAGGTGCGGGTGCGACTGGCCTTCTCCGGCGTGAACCCCACCGACTGGAAGTCGCGGTCGGGTGCCACCGCCGGCGCGCCGGCCGGGGAGGCGCAGGTGCCCGGCCAGGACGGCTCCGGCGTGATCGAGGCGGTCGGGCAGGGCGTGACCCCGGCCGTCACCGGCCAGCGCGTGTGGGTGTGGGAGGCGGCCTGGCAGCGTCGCTGGGGCACGGCGGCCGAGCACACGGTCGTCCCCGCGCGGCAGGCGGTGCTGCTGGGCGAGCAGGCGCCGTTCGAGCTCGGCGCGGCCCTCGGCATCCCCTTCCTGACCGCGCACCGGTGCCTCACCCTCGGCGAGTCGCTGCCCGACCGGCTCGGCCCCGGCGCGCTGGCCGGCCGCACGGTGCTCGTGCAGGGCGGCGCCGGGGCCGTGGGCAACGCCGCCATCCAGCTCGCCCGCTGGGCCGACGCCACCGTCATCGCCACGGTGAGCAGCCCGCACAAGGCCCAGCTGGCCGCGGCGGCCGGCGCCTCGCACGTCGTCGACTACCGGCAGCAGGACGTCGTCGCGGAGGTGCGCAAGGTCGCCCCAAGGGGCGTCGACGTCGTCGCCGAGGTCGCCCCGGCGGTCAACGCCGCCGTCGACGCGCAGGTGATCGGCCCGCACGGCGCCGTCGCGGTCTACGCCAACAACGGCGGCGACGAGGTGACCCTGCCGGTCCGCACGCAGATGGGCCCCAACGCGCAGTGGCACTTCGTGCTCGTCTACACCGAGCCCGAGCGCGCCAAGGTCATCGCCGTCGAGGACGTCAACGCCGCCGTGCTGGACGGCGCGGTGCGGGTCGGGGAGGAGGCGGGGCTGCCGCTGCACGTCTTCCCGCTGGCCGAGACCGCCGAGGCCCACCGCGCCGTCGAGGACGGCGCCGTCGGCAAGGTGCTGGTCGACGTGACGGCCTGA
- a CDS encoding ATP-grasp fold amidoligase family protein: MTVEDPARLARVVPPLRRALLYRRHHGRLPPLRDPRTFTEKLNWRITRDRRPLLAPTCDKLAGKEHVARRAPGLVRVPETYWTGTDVTGLAGVDLPARWVLKPNHSCRRVLVGEGRPDVADLAARTAGWGPERYWRKSEEWAYRHARPFLLAEEHVGRPGEAPADLKVLVFDGVPRLVGVHTGRRGEHRARLYGADWEPLPWTWGYPAGPDVPRPGWLPDLLAAAAAVAADFDMLRVDLYRHAGQLWAGELTPYPGAGLRRLEPDLDALLGNWWTLPAARTARSPARRLLPAPAGALPRR, encoded by the coding sequence GTGACGGTCGAGGACCCCGCCCGCCTGGCCCGCGTCGTGCCGCCGCTGCGCCGCGCGCTGCTCTACCGTCGCCACCACGGGCGGCTGCCGCCGCTGCGGGACCCGCGGACGTTCACCGAGAAGCTGAACTGGCGGATCACCCGCGACCGCCGCCCGCTGCTGGCGCCCACGTGCGACAAGCTCGCGGGGAAGGAGCACGTCGCGCGCCGGGCGCCCGGACTGGTCCGGGTCCCCGAGACGTACTGGACGGGCACCGACGTCACCGGGCTGGCCGGCGTCGACCTGCCCGCGCGGTGGGTGCTCAAGCCCAACCACTCGTGCCGCCGGGTGCTCGTGGGGGAGGGGCGGCCCGACGTCGCCGACCTCGCCGCGCGGACCGCCGGCTGGGGGCCCGAGCGCTACTGGCGCAAGAGCGAGGAGTGGGCCTACCGGCACGCGCGGCCGTTCCTGCTGGCCGAGGAGCACGTGGGCCGGCCCGGCGAGGCGCCCGCCGACCTCAAGGTCCTCGTGTTCGACGGCGTGCCGCGGCTGGTCGGCGTCCACACCGGCCGGCGGGGGGAGCACCGGGCGCGGCTGTACGGCGCCGACTGGGAGCCGCTGCCGTGGACCTGGGGGTACCCGGCCGGTCCGGACGTGCCCCGCCCGGGCTGGCTGCCCGACCTGCTCGCCGCCGCCGCGGCCGTGGCCGCCGACTTCGACATGCTGCGCGTGGACCTCTACCGGCACGCCGGGCAGCTGTGGGCCGGCGAGCTGACGCCCTACCCGGGCGCGGGGCTGCGCCGGCTCGAGCCGGACCTCGACGCGCTGCTCGGGAACTGGTGGACGCTGCCGGCCGCGCGCACCGCCCGCTCGCCCGCCCGCCGGTTGCTGCCGGCCCCGGCGGGAGCCCTCCCGCGCCGCTGA